A region from the Natronorubrum halophilum genome encodes:
- the gdhB gene encoding glutamate dehydrogenase GdhB: MTVSDTKADEPESAVETARRQLERAAAHLDVDEGVIERLWHPTSVYRVTVPLERDDGSREMYTGYRAHHDSVRGPYKGGLRYHPDVSEEECVGLSMWMTWKCAVMDIPFGGGKGGVVVDPKELSTDEKERLTRRFAEELRPVIGPMRDIPAPDMGTGPQTMAWFMDAYSMQEGETTPGIVTGKPPVVGGSYGREEAPGRSVGIVTRETIQYYDWDIEETTVAVQGFGSVGANAARYLDDLGASVVAVSDVDGAIYDPDGLDTNDVEDHDETPGMVSGYEAPETLTNDELLELDVDVLIPAAIGNVLTRENARDVSADVIVEGANGPTTSSADQILEERGIRVIPDIIANAGGVTVSYFEWLQDINRRSWRLERVNEELETEMLRAWNAVRKEYEARDVTWRDATYIVALERIAEAHETRGFWP; this comes from the coding sequence ATGACTGTCTCAGATACAAAAGCGGACGAGCCCGAAAGCGCGGTCGAAACGGCCCGCCGCCAACTCGAGCGGGCGGCCGCCCACCTCGACGTCGACGAGGGGGTCATCGAACGGCTGTGGCATCCCACGAGCGTCTATCGCGTGACGGTACCCCTCGAGCGCGACGACGGCTCCAGAGAGATGTACACGGGGTATCGCGCCCACCACGACAGCGTTCGCGGGCCGTACAAGGGCGGGTTGCGCTACCACCCCGACGTGAGCGAGGAGGAGTGCGTCGGGCTGTCGATGTGGATGACCTGGAAGTGCGCCGTGATGGACATCCCCTTCGGCGGCGGCAAAGGCGGCGTCGTCGTCGATCCGAAGGAACTCAGCACCGACGAGAAGGAACGACTCACTCGGCGCTTCGCGGAGGAACTCCGTCCAGTTATCGGTCCGATGCGGGACATCCCCGCACCCGACATGGGGACCGGTCCGCAAACGATGGCCTGGTTCATGGACGCCTACTCGATGCAGGAAGGCGAAACGACCCCCGGTATCGTCACCGGTAAACCACCCGTCGTCGGCGGTTCGTACGGCCGCGAAGAAGCGCCCGGACGGAGCGTCGGCATCGTTACTCGAGAGACGATCCAGTACTACGACTGGGACATCGAGGAGACGACGGTCGCCGTCCAAGGGTTCGGGAGCGTCGGAGCCAACGCTGCCCGATACCTCGACGATCTCGGAGCCTCCGTCGTCGCCGTTTCGGACGTCGATGGCGCGATCTACGATCCCGACGGACTCGACACCAACGACGTCGAAGATCACGACGAAACGCCGGGGATGGTCTCCGGCTACGAGGCACCCGAGACGCTCACGAACGACGAACTCCTCGAGTTAGACGTCGACGTTCTCATTCCCGCTGCGATCGGGAACGTCCTCACTCGGGAAAACGCCCGTGACGTCTCCGCAGACGTGATCGTCGAAGGAGCCAACGGACCGACGACCTCGAGCGCCGACCAGATCCTCGAAGAGCGCGGAATTCGCGTGATACCGGACATCATCGCCAACGCCGGCGGCGTCACGGTCAGCTACTTCGAATGGCTCCAGGACATCAACCGCCGATCGTGGCGTCTCGAGCGCGTCAACGAAGAACTCGAGACCGAGATGCTCCGGGCCTGGAACGCCGTTCGCAAAGAGTACGAGGCGCGGGACGTGACCTGGCGCGACGCGACGTATATCGTGGCCCTCGAGCGGATCGCCGAGGCCCACGAGACGCGGGGATTCTGGCCGTAG
- a CDS encoding PH domain-containing protein, whose translation MAAPSSIDDQDLEWLSLDDSESVLWSGEPDRRTIVPTALLLVLPVLALAVVPFNWVAGIGLTAVLTLFTVPTVAWAVLWVRSTDYVVTSNGLYAKHGVLSRDVKRIDFEKVQNTSYSQSALGTHFGYGHVEVSSAGGSGVEMRFRSVPSPREIQQLISSRVKPARSPDRTDAKRTDDDVLEEILAELRAIRSTLEGGTGTPGRSDESRSTAASSEGVTFERESSDGDASN comes from the coding sequence ATGGCTGCACCATCATCGATCGACGATCAGGACCTCGAGTGGCTGTCGCTGGACGACAGCGAGTCCGTGCTCTGGTCCGGCGAGCCGGACCGTCGGACGATCGTACCGACGGCGTTACTCCTCGTGTTGCCGGTTCTCGCGCTCGCTGTCGTCCCGTTCAACTGGGTTGCGGGAATCGGTCTCACCGCCGTCCTGACACTCTTTACCGTTCCGACCGTCGCCTGGGCCGTTCTCTGGGTCCGGAGCACGGACTACGTCGTCACCTCGAACGGACTGTACGCGAAACACGGGGTCCTCTCGCGGGACGTCAAACGGATCGACTTCGAGAAGGTTCAAAACACCTCCTACAGCCAGAGCGCACTCGGGACGCACTTCGGGTACGGCCACGTCGAGGTTAGCTCCGCGGGCGGCTCGGGCGTCGAGATGCGGTTCCGATCCGTTCCATCCCCGCGGGAGATCCAGCAACTGATCAGCAGCCGCGTGAAACCGGCTCGATCGCCGGATCGAACCGACGCGAAGCGCACGGACGACGACGTGCTCGAGGAGATTCTCGCGGAACTCCGAGCGATTCGATCGACGCTGGAAGGCGGTACTGGTACCCCAGGCCGGTCGGACGAATCGCGGTCGACCGCTGCCTCGAGCGAGGGCGTCACCTTCGAGCGCGAGTCCTCCGACGGGGACGCGTCGAACTGA
- a CDS encoding NAD-dependent succinate-semialdehyde dehydrogenase — translation MSIESQNPATGEVVDTFDETSNEDRERHLERAIETFEEWRDTPVEHRQQLLSTAADVLRDGADEYAELMTREMGKPIGQAHDEVEKCAWVCEYYAEHAAEFLADDVVAGEPNARTLIAYQPLGPILAIMPWNFPFWQVFRFAAPNLVAGNVGLLKHASNVPGCAKAIEDIFREAGFPEGAFTALLISSDEIDDVIADDRIRGVTLTGSDGAGRAVAETAGSELKTSVLELGGSDPFVVLEDAPMEKTVETAVQARLINSGQSCIAAKRFIVVDDVYDEFVDRFVEAMDEQTVGDPIDEDTDLGPQAREDLMEDLHGQVEETLEAGGECRLGGEPMDRDGAFYPPTVLTDVPEDAPADREELFGPVATVFRVPDEAAAIEKANDTRFGLGASVWTEDLARGERVARRFESGLAFVNELVKSDPRLPFGGVKDSGYGRELARDGIREFVNAKTIWVQHEAGEETGMVE, via the coding sequence ATGTCGATCGAGAGCCAGAATCCGGCGACCGGTGAAGTAGTCGACACCTTCGACGAGACCTCGAACGAGGACCGGGAGCGCCATCTCGAGCGAGCGATCGAGACCTTCGAGGAGTGGCGGGACACGCCGGTCGAGCACCGCCAGCAGTTGCTGTCGACGGCGGCGGACGTGCTCCGCGACGGGGCCGACGAGTACGCCGAACTGATGACCCGCGAGATGGGCAAGCCGATCGGACAGGCTCACGACGAGGTCGAGAAGTGCGCGTGGGTCTGTGAGTACTACGCCGAACACGCCGCCGAGTTCCTCGCGGACGACGTCGTCGCCGGCGAGCCGAACGCTCGCACGCTGATCGCCTATCAGCCGCTGGGGCCGATCCTGGCGATCATGCCGTGGAACTTCCCCTTCTGGCAGGTGTTTCGCTTCGCCGCGCCGAATCTCGTTGCGGGCAACGTGGGCCTGCTAAAACACGCCTCGAACGTCCCCGGCTGCGCGAAGGCAATCGAGGACATCTTCCGCGAGGCGGGGTTCCCCGAGGGCGCGTTCACCGCCCTCCTGATTAGCTCCGACGAGATCGACGACGTGATCGCGGACGACCGGATCAGGGGCGTCACCCTTACCGGCAGCGACGGCGCGGGCCGCGCGGTCGCCGAAACCGCCGGCAGCGAACTGAAGACGAGCGTGCTCGAACTCGGCGGCAGCGACCCCTTCGTCGTCCTCGAGGACGCGCCGATGGAGAAAACAGTCGAGACGGCGGTTCAGGCGCGGCTCATCAACTCCGGCCAGTCCTGTATCGCGGCGAAGCGCTTCATCGTCGTCGACGACGTCTACGACGAGTTCGTCGACCGGTTCGTCGAGGCCATGGACGAGCAAACCGTCGGCGACCCGATCGACGAGGACACCGACCTCGGCCCGCAGGCCCGCGAGGATCTCATGGAGGACCTTCACGGGCAGGTCGAGGAGACGCTCGAGGCGGGCGGCGAGTGTCGCCTCGGCGGCGAGCCGATGGACCGCGACGGCGCGTTCTACCCGCCGACGGTGCTGACGGACGTTCCCGAAGACGCACCCGCAGATCGCGAAGAACTGTTCGGACCCGTCGCGACCGTCTTTCGGGTGCCCGACGAAGCGGCCGCGATAGAGAAAGCCAACGACACCCGCTTCGGTCTCGGCGCGAGCGTCTGGACGGAAGACCTAGCGCGCGGCGAGCGGGTCGCCCGCCGGTTCGAGTCGGGACTCGCCTTCGTAAACGAACTCGTCAAGTCCGACCCCCGACTGCCCTTCGGCGGCGTGAAGGACTCGGGCTACGGTCGCGAACTCGCCCGGGACGGGATCCGGGAGTTCGTGAACGCGAAGACGATCTGGGTTCAACACGAAGCCGGCGAAGAAACCGGAATGGTCGAGTGA
- a CDS encoding DUF5658 family protein, with amino-acid sequence MSSDGAYPRYQLPGNTTPESLERALWALVVLSLVGDVVTTFAGLHLGLAESNPVARGAIEGHGLAGMLALKGVAVGIGLICRPMLPEAYRPIVPAGLAIPWVIAVCINLYMISMAT; translated from the coding sequence ATGAGTTCCGACGGCGCGTATCCGCGCTATCAGCTACCGGGCAATACGACACCGGAATCCCTCGAGCGAGCGCTCTGGGCGCTCGTCGTGCTTTCGTTAGTCGGCGACGTCGTGACGACGTTCGCCGGCCTCCATCTGGGGCTGGCCGAATCGAACCCGGTCGCCCGCGGCGCGATCGAGGGGCACGGGCTCGCCGGCATGCTCGCGCTAAAAGGGGTGGCGGTCGGTATCGGATTGATCTGTCGACCCATGCTCCCCGAAGCCTACCGCCCCATCGTTCCCGCCGGACTCGCGATCCCGTGGGTGATCGCCGTCTGTATCAACCTGTACATGATCTCGATGGCGACCTGA
- a CDS encoding MaoC family dehydratase encodes MTGLYYEEFTVGETIEHERRRTISESDNQRFCDMTMNQQPLHLDGEFAAETEFGERLVNGLYTMSLAVGLSIPETTDGTIVANLSYDDVEHPNPVFHGDTIRARSTVTDKRETSDGERGVVTMRVEAFTQDDDLVCEFDRTVLSLKREHETVD; translated from the coding sequence ATGACCGGACTGTACTACGAGGAGTTCACCGTCGGGGAGACGATCGAACACGAACGTCGGCGGACGATTTCCGAGAGCGACAACCAGCGATTCTGCGATATGACGATGAACCAGCAGCCCTTGCACCTGGACGGGGAGTTCGCGGCCGAGACCGAGTTCGGCGAGCGACTGGTCAACGGCCTCTACACGATGTCGCTGGCCGTCGGCCTCTCCATTCCGGAGACGACCGACGGAACGATCGTCGCGAACCTCTCCTACGACGACGTCGAGCATCCGAACCCGGTCTTTCACGGCGACACGATCCGCGCCCGATCGACGGTGACGGACAAACGCGAGACCAGCGACGGCGAGCGCGGCGTCGTCACCATGCGCGTCGAGGCGTTCACGCAGGACGACGACCTCGTCTGCGAGTTCGATCGAACCGTGCTCTCGCTGAAACGCGAGCATGAGACGGTGGACTGA